Proteins encoded together in one Paracidovorax wautersii window:
- the ftsY gene encoding signal recognition particle-docking protein FtsY → MRNPFAKAPAPQAAPATPAAPDAPPPAASPVALPTAPSVPDPVVAVPAPAPAPASTPAPAAFTPAMPVPTPAPAPAPATTPVILAPAPVAPPAPLPAPVPAAAPQPVVSVAPASMPVALPEPAAERKGWLDRLKSGLRKTGTSITTVFTGTQINDALYDELEEALLMADTGVKATQHLLDDLKRRVKEAKATDPAAVKGLLADALADLLRPLEKPLVIGQYTPTVIMVAGVNGAGKTTSIGKLTKHLANEGAAVLLAAADTFRAAAREQLGVWADRNTVEIVSQEGGDPAAVSFDAVTAGKARNKDVVLVDTAGRLPTQLHLMQELQKIRRVVTKADATAPHEVLLVIDGNTGQNALAQVRAFDDALQLTGLIVTKLDGTAKGGVLAAIAQERPVPVYFIGVGEKLEDLETFNAREFAQALLN, encoded by the coding sequence CTGCGCAACCCGTTCGCCAAGGCACCGGCGCCCCAGGCCGCTCCGGCCACGCCGGCCGCCCCCGACGCGCCGCCACCGGCCGCCTCGCCCGTGGCACTGCCGACCGCTCCCTCCGTGCCGGACCCGGTGGTGGCGGTGCCCGCTCCTGCGCCGGCACCCGCCTCCACACCAGCGCCGGCCGCTTTCACGCCGGCGATGCCTGTGCCTACCCCGGCTCCAGCCCCAGCTCCAGCTACCACGCCGGTCATCCTGGCGCCTGCGCCTGTCGCGCCCCCTGCCCCGCTCCCGGCTCCTGTGCCTGCAGCCGCGCCCCAGCCCGTTGTGTCTGTCGCGCCAGCGTCCATGCCAGTCGCCCTCCCGGAGCCCGCTGCGGAGCGCAAGGGCTGGCTCGATCGCCTGAAGTCCGGCCTGCGCAAGACCGGCACCAGCATCACCACCGTCTTCACCGGCACGCAGATCAACGACGCGCTGTACGACGAGCTGGAAGAGGCCTTGCTCATGGCCGACACCGGCGTCAAGGCGACGCAGCACCTGCTGGACGATCTCAAGCGCCGTGTGAAGGAAGCCAAGGCCACCGACCCGGCGGCCGTGAAGGGCCTGCTGGCCGATGCGCTGGCCGACCTGCTGCGCCCGCTGGAAAAGCCGCTGGTCATCGGCCAGTACACGCCCACGGTGATCATGGTGGCGGGCGTGAACGGCGCGGGCAAGACGACCTCGATCGGCAAGCTCACCAAGCACCTAGCGAATGAAGGAGCCGCCGTGCTGCTGGCCGCGGCCGACACCTTCCGCGCCGCGGCGCGCGAGCAGCTCGGCGTCTGGGCCGACCGCAACACGGTGGAGATCGTCAGCCAGGAAGGCGGCGACCCGGCGGCCGTGAGCTTCGACGCCGTCACGGCCGGCAAGGCCCGCAACAAGGATGTGGTGCTGGTCGACACTGCGGGCCGCCTGCCCACGCAGCTGCACCTGATGCAGGAGCTGCAGAAGATCCGCCGCGTAGTCACCAAGGCCGATGCGACCGCGCCGCACGAAGTGCTGCTGGTGATCGACGGCAACACCGGCCAGAACGCGCTGGCGCAGGTGCGCGCCTTCGACGACGCGCTGCAGCTCACCGGCCTGATCGTCACCAAGCTGGACGGCACTGCCAAGGGCGGCGTGCTGGCCGCCATCGCGCAGGAGCGGCCGGTGCCGGTCTACTTCATCGGCGTGGGCGAGAAGCTGGAAGACCTGGAGACCTTCAACGCCCGCGAGTTCGCGCAGGCCCTGTTGAACTGA
- a CDS encoding thiolase family protein: MKAVIASYARSPFHPARKGALAGTRPDTLAAQVVGALVQRADIDPALIEDIILGCAYPEGPQGNNLARLVGFLAGLPEQVGGMTINRFCGSSMSAIHMAAAQIEAGMGEAFVCAGVESMTMVPQGGLHFDPSPELMDRFPQAYISMGETAENVAQRYQVSRADQEQFAVGSHRKAAAARDAGRLRDEIVRITTPDGTQVDEDGCIRPGTTAEALAGLKPAFRPDGVVTAGTSSPLTDGAAAVLVTSEDFALRNGLQPLARIRSFATIGCDPTEMGMGPVPATRKALARAGLDLDAIDVVEINEAFSSQALACMRALGMDPAKANLDGGGLSIGHPLGATGARITGKAAALLQRGQGRYALSTQCIGGGQGIATVLERL; encoded by the coding sequence ATGAAAGCCGTGATCGCCTCGTATGCCCGCTCTCCCTTCCATCCGGCACGCAAGGGCGCGCTGGCGGGCACGCGCCCCGATACCCTGGCCGCGCAGGTGGTCGGCGCCCTCGTGCAGCGGGCCGACATCGACCCGGCGCTGATCGAGGACATCATCCTCGGCTGTGCCTACCCCGAGGGGCCGCAGGGCAACAACCTTGCGCGGCTGGTCGGCTTTCTTGCCGGGCTGCCCGAGCAGGTGGGCGGCATGACGATCAACCGGTTCTGCGGCTCGTCCATGTCGGCCATCCACATGGCAGCCGCGCAGATCGAGGCCGGCATGGGCGAGGCCTTCGTATGCGCCGGTGTCGAGTCGATGACCATGGTGCCCCAAGGCGGCCTGCATTTCGACCCGAGCCCGGAGCTGATGGATCGCTTCCCGCAGGCCTACATCAGCATGGGCGAGACGGCGGAGAACGTGGCGCAGCGCTACCAGGTGTCGCGCGCAGACCAGGAGCAGTTCGCGGTCGGGTCGCACCGCAAGGCCGCGGCCGCGCGGGATGCCGGCCGCCTGCGCGACGAAATCGTCCGCATCACCACGCCGGACGGCACCCAGGTCGATGAAGACGGCTGCATCCGCCCGGGCACGACGGCCGAGGCGCTCGCGGGGCTGAAGCCGGCCTTCCGCCCCGACGGCGTGGTGACGGCGGGCACCTCGTCGCCCCTGACCGACGGCGCTGCCGCCGTGCTGGTGACCAGCGAGGACTTCGCGCTGCGCAACGGATTGCAGCCGCTGGCGCGCATCCGCAGCTTCGCCACCATCGGCTGCGATCCGACCGAGATGGGCATGGGCCCCGTGCCCGCGACCCGCAAGGCGCTGGCCCGCGCGGGGCTGGACCTGGACGCCATCGACGTCGTGGAGATCAACGAGGCCTTTTCCTCGCAGGCGCTGGCGTGCATGCGCGCCCTGGGTATGGATCCGGCGAAAGCGAACCTGGATGGCGGCGGCCTGTCCATCGGCCATCCGCTGGGGGCGACCGGCGCGCGCATCACCGGCAAGGCGGCCGCGCTGCTGCAGCGCGGGCAGGGGCGCTATGCACTCTCGACGCAGTGCATCGGCGGGGGCCAGGGCATCGCGACGGTGCTCGAACGCCTGTGA
- a CDS encoding TetR/AcrR family transcriptional regulator, translated as MRYASGQKELTRQKMVDTAALVLRRDGIAAAGVATLMAEAGLTNGAFYAHFDSKEALVAEAVVAALKETAATLARTVAETAEGHRLDALIDRYLDARHAAHPERGCAVTALGPELARRPPETRAAVGAAIDDLIGVIVSALPPGHRDPLAAGRAVFGCMVGTLQLARVAEPGAQADILRGGAAAARLLGRPAG; from the coding sequence ATGCGATATGCCTCCGGACAGAAGGAACTCACGCGCCAGAAGATGGTGGACACCGCGGCCCTGGTGCTGCGCCGTGACGGCATCGCCGCGGCCGGGGTGGCCACGCTGATGGCGGAAGCGGGGCTGACGAACGGTGCCTTCTACGCCCATTTCGACAGCAAGGAAGCCCTGGTGGCCGAGGCGGTGGTGGCCGCGCTGAAGGAGACCGCGGCTACCCTGGCCCGGACGGTGGCCGAAACTGCCGAGGGCCACCGGCTCGACGCACTGATCGACCGTTACCTGGATGCGCGCCACGCGGCCCATCCCGAGCGCGGCTGCGCCGTCACCGCCCTCGGGCCGGAGCTCGCCCGCCGGCCGCCGGAGACGCGGGCTGCCGTCGGCGCCGCCATCGACGATCTCATCGGCGTCATCGTGTCGGCCCTGCCGCCCGGCCACCGGGATCCGCTGGCCGCCGGCCGCGCCGTGTTCGGCTGCATGGTGGGCACCCTCCAGCTGGCGCGCGTTGCTGAACCCGGCGCGCAGGCGGACATCCTGCGGGGCGGAGCCGCCGCCGCCCGCCTGCTGGGCCGCCCGGCAGGCTGA
- a CDS encoding DUF2845 domain-containing protein: protein MTAAWAVAAACAMAPPHAQASESMRCNGRLVGKGEPLVALLQKCGEPVFRQAVCVPMLQLGWIALPYRPYGPGAVLANQCVPMEEWTYDRGDGNFLGVVRVHNGTIESVRSGPRLR, encoded by the coding sequence TTGACCGCTGCGTGGGCCGTCGCGGCGGCCTGCGCGATGGCGCCGCCGCACGCGCAGGCCTCCGAATCGATGCGCTGCAATGGCCGGCTCGTCGGCAAGGGCGAACCGCTGGTGGCGCTGCTGCAGAAGTGCGGGGAGCCGGTGTTCCGCCAGGCCGTGTGCGTGCCCATGCTGCAGTTGGGCTGGATCGCCTTGCCGTACCGTCCTTACGGCCCCGGCGCGGTGCTGGCGAACCAGTGCGTGCCCATGGAAGAGTGGACCTACGACCGCGGCGACGGCAACTTCCTGGGCGTCGTCCGCGTGCACAACGGCACCATCGAATCGGTGCGCAGCGGGCCACGGCTGCGCTGA
- a CDS encoding CYTH domain-containing protein, protein MAIEIERKYLVADPSVVAGRTGVRMAQGYIADNGMWVRVRIAGNDGFLTLKGPSRGLSRAEFEYAIPLADAQALLADHCAHGALEKVRYIVPLEGFDFEVDVFEGPLAGLVTAEIELASEGIQPPSPAWLGAEVTEDLRYSNAQLAKARRIPQPATLG, encoded by the coding sequence ATGGCCATCGAAATCGAACGCAAGTACCTCGTCGCCGACCCCTCCGTCGTGGCGGGCCGCACCGGCGTGCGCATGGCGCAGGGCTACATCGCCGACAACGGCATGTGGGTGCGGGTGCGCATTGCCGGCAACGACGGTTTTCTCACGCTCAAGGGCCCGTCGCGCGGCCTGTCGCGCGCCGAATTCGAATACGCGATTCCGCTGGCCGATGCCCAGGCGCTGCTGGCCGACCACTGCGCCCACGGCGCGCTGGAGAAGGTGCGCTACATCGTGCCGCTGGAGGGTTTCGACTTCGAGGTCGATGTCTTCGAAGGCCCGCTGGCCGGCTTGGTCACGGCCGAAATCGAGTTGGCCAGCGAAGGCATCCAGCCGCCCTCGCCGGCCTGGCTGGGCGCGGAAGTGACGGAGGACCTGCGCTACAGCAACGCGCAGCTGGCCAAGGCCCGCCGGATTCCCCAGCCGGCGACGCTGGGGTAG
- the cutA gene encoding divalent-cation tolerance protein CutA, which translates to MPAVDIVPPSATAPVAVVTTTVGSEADAARLARGAVQARRAACVQVERITSHYVWKGQQCEEPEWRLVCKTLPATVPALLAWLREAHGYEVPQLLVRTELAAADYADWVAQQVGGGAERT; encoded by the coding sequence ATGCCGGCCGTGGATATCGTTCCCCCTTCCGCCACCGCGCCGGTTGCCGTCGTGACCACCACCGTAGGCTCCGAGGCCGACGCCGCTCGCCTGGCCCGGGGCGCGGTGCAGGCCCGCCGCGCGGCCTGCGTGCAGGTGGAGCGCATCACCTCGCATTACGTGTGGAAGGGGCAGCAGTGCGAAGAACCCGAATGGCGCCTGGTCTGCAAGACGCTGCCCGCCACCGTGCCCGCCCTGCTGGCGTGGCTGCGCGAAGCCCATGGCTACGAGGTGCCGCAGCTGCTGGTGCGCACGGAACTGGCGGCCGCAGACTATGCGGACTGGGTGGCGCAGCAGGTGGGCGGCGGTGCTGAGCGCACTTGA
- a CDS encoding DMT family transporter produces the protein MSSRSAALSFSISPWGAGTAWAVRSKVLLLALAILVWGCNWPVMKAGLDHVTPLWFSALRFATGGLCLFAIQLAAGSLKVPTRRDLPLIASVGLVQMMAFTALGSIAMTQVPAGRSAVLAYTTPLWVTPVAVWVFRERLSRLQCGGLGLGLLGLGVLFNPLAMDWTNTALVHANLMLMAGSFLWGMTILHLRYFKADSSAYQLAPWQMLTATVPLLALAYGFEGPFTGDGSTALWETVLFVGPLATAFCFCAVNAASMQLSATGMSTAMLGVPVVGLLASVLFLGEPLGLPLALGGLCIVGGILVVSLGKARAARRAG, from the coding sequence ATGTCCAGCCGTTCCGCCGCTCTTTCCTTCTCGATTTCTCCCTGGGGCGCGGGCACAGCCTGGGCCGTCCGCAGCAAGGTGCTGCTGCTGGCGCTCGCCATTCTGGTCTGGGGCTGCAACTGGCCGGTGATGAAGGCCGGGCTGGACCATGTGACGCCGCTGTGGTTCTCCGCGCTGCGCTTCGCCACGGGCGGGCTGTGCCTGTTCGCCATCCAGCTGGCGGCCGGCTCGCTCAAGGTGCCCACGCGCCGCGACCTGCCGCTGATCGCCAGCGTCGGCCTGGTGCAGATGATGGCCTTTACCGCGCTCGGCTCCATCGCCATGACGCAGGTGCCCGCCGGCCGCTCCGCCGTGCTGGCCTACACCACGCCGCTGTGGGTCACGCCGGTGGCCGTATGGGTGTTCCGCGAGCGGCTGTCGCGCCTGCAGTGCGGCGGGCTGGGGCTGGGGCTGCTGGGCCTGGGCGTGCTATTCAATCCGCTGGCCATGGACTGGACCAACACCGCATTGGTCCACGCCAATCTGATGCTGATGGCCGGCTCCTTCCTGTGGGGCATGACCATCCTGCACCTGCGCTACTTCAAGGCCGATTCGTCCGCCTACCAGCTGGCGCCCTGGCAGATGCTGACAGCCACCGTGCCGCTGCTGGCGCTGGCCTACGGGTTCGAGGGGCCCTTCACCGGCGACGGCAGCACGGCCTTGTGGGAGACGGTGCTGTTCGTCGGCCCGCTGGCCACGGCGTTCTGCTTCTGCGCCGTGAACGCGGCGAGCATGCAGCTGTCGGCCACGGGCATGTCCACCGCCATGCTGGGCGTGCCGGTGGTGGGGCTGCTGGCGTCCGTGCTCTTCCTTGGCGAGCCCCTGGGGCTGCCGCTGGCCCTGGGCGGGCTGTGCATCGTGGGCGGCATCCTGGTGGTGAGCCTGGGCAAAGCCCGGGCGGCACGGCGCGCCGGTTGA
- a CDS encoding Lrp/AsnC family transcriptional regulator, whose amino-acid sequence MKKLDKVDIGILNLLQEDAGMTNAELAKAVHLSATPCYNRVKAMEDLGLIQRQVTLLDPEILGLHLNVFIHVSLEKQFQSALEQFEATIAARPEVMECYLMTGDADYLLRVLVPDIKALEAFIRQLTTAPGVARIRSSFALKQVRYKTALPLPDNGLTLPARE is encoded by the coding sequence ATGAAGAAACTGGACAAGGTGGACATCGGCATCCTGAACCTGCTGCAGGAGGACGCCGGCATGACCAATGCGGAGCTGGCCAAGGCCGTGCACCTCTCCGCCACGCCCTGCTACAACCGCGTGAAGGCGATGGAAGACCTGGGCCTGATCCAGCGACAGGTCACGCTACTGGACCCGGAAATCCTGGGTCTGCACCTCAACGTGTTCATCCACGTGAGCCTGGAGAAGCAGTTCCAGAGTGCGCTGGAACAGTTCGAGGCCACGATCGCCGCGCGGCCCGAGGTGATGGAGTGCTATCTGATGACGGGAGACGCCGACTACCTGCTGCGCGTGCTCGTGCCCGACATCAAGGCGCTGGAGGCGTTCATCCGCCAGCTGACCACGGCGCCGGGCGTGGCGCGCATCCGTTCCAGCTTCGCGCTCAAGCAGGTGCGCTACAAGACAGCGCTGCCGCTGCCCGACAACGGACTGACGCTGCCCGCGCGCGAGTGA
- a CDS encoding tripartite tricarboxylate transporter substrate binding protein produces MTTVHPGARATSSSSLIGRRAALGMAAALALGGASVAAHAQDAAGYPNKMIRITVPNPAGGTSDVLARLLGKELGDALKQPVVVENKAGANGHIGASFVAKSAPDGYNLLLLDMSVLTIGPAVMPQLNYSPTKDLAPIAIPAYSPHLLVVRHDLPAKNIDELAAYAKKSGQPVSFGTPLAAISQLAGIQLAQNKGFEFNVIGYKGGAQALADLAGGQIDSAMASVLATKPLVTGGKVKAIAVTSAKPFAATPGVPTVASQIPDFVTGSWQGLLAPAGTPPAILDKLQAEIQRIVARPDIKKRLEELGSEPTDMNRAQIAQWMQAESVRWGKVVKDHNIKAE; encoded by the coding sequence ATGACGACTGTGCATCCGGGCGCCCGCGCCACTTCTTCCTCTTCCCTCATCGGCCGCCGTGCGGCCCTCGGCATGGCGGCCGCCTTGGCGCTGGGCGGCGCCTCGGTGGCCGCGCACGCGCAGGACGCGGCGGGCTATCCGAACAAGATGATCCGCATCACCGTGCCCAACCCGGCGGGCGGCACGTCCGACGTGCTGGCGCGGCTGCTGGGCAAGGAGCTGGGCGATGCGCTGAAGCAGCCCGTGGTGGTGGAGAACAAGGCCGGGGCCAACGGGCACATCGGTGCCTCGTTCGTCGCCAAGTCGGCGCCTGATGGCTACAACCTGCTGCTCCTGGACATGAGCGTGCTGACCATCGGCCCGGCCGTCATGCCGCAGCTGAACTACAGCCCCACCAAGGACCTGGCGCCCATTGCCATTCCGGCCTACTCGCCGCACCTGCTGGTGGTGCGCCACGATCTGCCGGCCAAGAACATCGACGAGCTGGCCGCGTACGCCAAGAAGAGCGGCCAGCCGGTCAGCTTCGGTACGCCGCTGGCGGCCATCAGCCAACTTGCGGGCATCCAGCTGGCGCAGAACAAGGGCTTCGAATTCAACGTCATCGGCTACAAGGGCGGCGCCCAGGCGCTGGCCGATCTGGCCGGCGGGCAGATCGACTCCGCCATGGCCAGCGTGCTGGCCACCAAGCCCTTGGTGACGGGCGGCAAGGTGAAGGCGATTGCCGTCACCAGCGCCAAACCCTTCGCGGCCACGCCGGGCGTGCCCACGGTGGCATCTCAGATTCCAGACTTCGTGACGGGCTCCTGGCAGGGCCTGCTGGCGCCCGCCGGCACACCGCCCGCCATCCTCGACAAGCTGCAGGCCGAGATCCAGCGCATCGTGGCGCGGCCCGACATCAAGAAGCGCCTGGAAGAACTGGGCTCCGAGCCCACCGACATGAACCGCGCCCAGATCGCCCAGTGGATGCAGGCCGAGAGCGTGCGCTGGGGCAAGGTGGTGAAGGACCACAACATCAAGGCCGAGTGA
- a CDS encoding 2-hydroxyacid dehydrogenase: MQIKIVGLHAPNAPRLQALLGAGHEVQGLDRFPETGDIAADVVISNSITADEAARLRCRLVHVPGAGAEQIALAALPAGTPVCNVHGHEVPIAEFTLHAILEHSLQLWKYPARLDAEAWAQSYAARPQHDEAHGKTLAILGFGHIGQEIARRARAFGMHVIAITRSGKAQAPELAHETVAVADLDAALPRVQHLVVCCPLDDSTRGLIGRRQLALLPAGALLVNVARAEVVDEEALYDALHTQRLGRAVLDVWYQYPQKGQAPVDPSRWPLHALPNVRATPHISAITPALLDRRYAFMAANVQKLAQGEPLANVIHAGN, encoded by the coding sequence ATGCAGATCAAGATCGTCGGACTCCACGCCCCCAACGCACCGCGCCTGCAGGCGCTGCTGGGGGCGGGCCATGAGGTGCAAGGCCTCGACCGATTTCCCGAGACAGGGGACATCGCGGCGGATGTGGTCATCAGCAACAGCATAACGGCCGACGAGGCCGCACGCCTGCGCTGCCGCCTGGTGCATGTGCCAGGCGCCGGCGCGGAGCAGATCGCGCTGGCGGCGCTACCCGCAGGCACCCCGGTGTGCAATGTGCACGGGCACGAGGTGCCGATCGCCGAATTCACGCTGCACGCCATCCTTGAGCATTCGCTGCAGCTCTGGAAGTACCCGGCGCGCCTGGATGCCGAGGCCTGGGCGCAGTCGTATGCGGCACGGCCCCAGCACGACGAGGCGCACGGCAAGACGCTCGCCATCCTGGGCTTCGGCCACATCGGGCAAGAGATCGCCCGCCGCGCCCGCGCGTTCGGCATGCACGTGATCGCCATCACGCGCAGCGGCAAGGCCCAGGCGCCGGAGCTGGCACACGAGACGGTGGCCGTGGCCGACCTCGATGCGGCGCTGCCCCGCGTGCAGCACCTGGTGGTCTGCTGCCCGCTGGACGACAGCACGCGCGGCCTGATCGGGCGGCGTCAGCTTGCGCTGCTGCCTGCGGGCGCGCTGCTGGTGAACGTGGCGCGGGCGGAGGTGGTGGATGAAGAGGCGCTGTACGACGCTCTGCACACACAGCGCCTGGGCCGTGCCGTGCTCGACGTCTGGTACCAGTACCCCCAGAAGGGACAGGCGCCGGTCGATCCCTCGCGCTGGCCGCTGCATGCCTTGCCCAACGTGCGCGCCACGCCCCATATCTCGGCCATCACGCCCGCGCTGCTGGACCGGCGCTACGCCTTCATGGCCGCCAACGTGCAGAAGCTCGCACAGGGCGAGCCGCTGGCCAACGTGATCCACGCAGGGAACTGA
- a CDS encoding mandelate racemase/muconate lactonizing enzyme family protein has product MSTIRSLRTYRLPDRPSLIWLELATDDGLVGLGETFRGAATVDTCLHEELAPWLLGRDARHIEGISRHLLTPYVGYNSSGAEVRAASAVDIALWDLAGQRQGVPIYQALGGGARPTIPVYNTCAGYAFNTNGKRRDIGATDQSDGPYDDQVAFMRDAGTLAKSLLAEGYKAMKIWPFDIYAPASQGHLISLPDLEKGLEPFRRIREAVGNQIEVMCELHSLFGGHSALRICQALEDYDVFWVEDPLNKMDDVAGLADLRRRTRVQICGSETLGGLRPFRDLLAGDALDVVMLDLAWCGGFTEGRKIAALAQAYNRPLAPHDCTGPVTLMAGLHMALHAPTAIYQEVVRATLATWYRDIVTQLPVIEGGEAQPPVAAGLGTKLQDSFKQQPGLIVRETR; this is encoded by the coding sequence ATGTCAACCATCCGATCCCTGCGCACCTACCGGCTGCCGGACCGCCCCAGCCTGATCTGGCTGGAGCTCGCCACCGACGACGGCCTGGTCGGCCTGGGCGAAACCTTTCGCGGCGCGGCCACCGTCGATACCTGCCTGCACGAAGAGCTGGCGCCCTGGCTGCTGGGGCGCGACGCGCGGCATATCGAGGGCATCTCGCGCCATCTGCTCACGCCCTATGTGGGCTACAACAGCTCGGGCGCCGAAGTGCGTGCCGCCAGCGCGGTGGACATCGCCCTGTGGGACCTGGCCGGCCAGCGGCAGGGCGTGCCCATCTACCAAGCGCTGGGCGGCGGTGCGCGGCCCACGATTCCGGTCTACAACACCTGCGCGGGCTACGCGTTCAACACCAACGGCAAGCGCCGCGACATCGGGGCCACCGACCAGTCCGACGGCCCCTACGACGACCAGGTCGCCTTCATGCGCGACGCCGGCACGCTGGCCAAGAGCCTGCTGGCCGAGGGCTACAAGGCCATGAAGATCTGGCCGTTCGACATCTACGCACCCGCCAGCCAGGGCCACCTCATCAGCCTGCCGGACCTGGAAAAGGGCCTGGAGCCGTTCCGCCGGATCCGCGAGGCCGTGGGCAACCAGATCGAGGTGATGTGCGAGCTGCACAGCCTGTTCGGCGGGCACTCGGCGCTGCGCATCTGCCAGGCGCTGGAGGACTACGACGTGTTCTGGGTCGAAGACCCGCTGAACAAGATGGACGATGTGGCCGGCCTGGCCGACCTGCGCCGCCGCACGCGCGTGCAGATCTGCGGCAGCGAGACCCTGGGCGGGCTGCGCCCCTTCCGCGACCTGCTGGCCGGCGACGCGCTCGACGTGGTCATGCTGGACCTGGCCTGGTGCGGCGGCTTCACCGAGGGCCGCAAGATCGCCGCCCTGGCGCAGGCCTACAACCGGCCGCTGGCACCGCACGACTGCACGGGCCCCGTCACGCTGATGGCCGGGCTGCACATGGCGCTGCATGCGCCCACCGCGATCTACCAGGAGGTGGTGCGCGCCACGCTGGCCACCTGGTACCGCGACATCGTCACGCAACTGCCCGTGATCGAAGGCGGCGAGGCCCAGCCTCCCGTCGCTGCCGGGCTGGGCACGAAGCTGCAGGACAGCTTCAAGCAGCAGCCCGGGCTCATCGTGCGCGAGACCCGCTGA
- a CDS encoding FadR/GntR family transcriptional regulator, which yields MLGDKVYADLLQLLGTPGFEPRARMPAETALAERLGVSRPVLRQALSRLRDEGLVQTLKGSGNFVADTLPTREAPFFGTLNHIADIRAFLEFRCCMEGEAAALAALARTADQLEHIRACRDRFEQALTHGREALEEDIAFHEAISQACGNRFFGMTIAAFAPQTRFSIGLVRSIAGKPRGERLADVCREHAHIEQAIAQQDAPAARQAMESHLRGGIARLFGQ from the coding sequence ATGCTGGGTGACAAGGTCTATGCCGATCTGCTGCAACTGCTGGGCACGCCCGGCTTCGAGCCCCGCGCACGCATGCCGGCGGAAACGGCGCTGGCCGAGCGGCTGGGCGTCTCCCGGCCAGTGCTGCGGCAAGCCCTGTCCCGCCTGCGGGACGAAGGGCTGGTGCAGACACTCAAGGGCTCGGGCAACTTCGTGGCCGACACGCTGCCCACGCGCGAGGCGCCGTTCTTCGGCACGCTGAACCACATCGCGGACATCCGCGCGTTCCTGGAATTCCGCTGCTGCATGGAAGGAGAGGCAGCCGCTCTCGCGGCTCTCGCGCGCACGGCGGACCAGCTGGAACACATCCGGGCCTGCCGCGACCGGTTCGAGCAGGCGCTGACCCACGGCCGGGAAGCGCTGGAGGAAGACATCGCCTTCCATGAGGCGATCTCGCAGGCCTGCGGCAACCGGTTCTTCGGCATGACGATTGCCGCCTTCGCCCCGCAGACGCGCTTCAGCATCGGCCTGGTGCGCAGCATTGCCGGCAAACCCCGGGGCGAGCGCCTGGCCGATGTCTGCCGCGAGCACGCCCACATCGAGCAAGCCATCGCCCAGCAGGACGCGCCCGCCGCCCGCCAGGCCATGGAATCCCACCTGCGCGGAGGCATCGCCCGCTTGTTCGGCCAGTGA
- the rpoH gene encoding RNA polymerase sigma factor RpoH — protein sequence MTVQSGTATTTLAHANPWALVPPLGNLDAYISAVNRLPLLTLEEEQKYARQLKENNDVDAAGRLVMSHLRLVVSIARQYLGYGLPHGDLIQEGNVGLMKAVKRFDPDQGVRLVSYAMHWIKAEIHEYILKNWRMVKVATTKSQRKLFFNLRSMKQGFKADAAAADAGTHRETLTDHEIDAVAAHLNVKREEVIEMETRLSGGDVLLDPSPSDDGEQAFGPIAYLADGSHEPTAMIESRQRDVLATDGIATALESLDDRSRRIVEERWLKVNDDGSGGMTLHELAAVYGVSAERIRQIEVAAMKKMKKALAEYA from the coding sequence ATGACTGTTCAATCTGGAACCGCGACGACGACCCTGGCGCATGCCAACCCCTGGGCGCTCGTGCCGCCCCTGGGGAATCTGGATGCCTATATCTCGGCCGTCAACCGCCTTCCCCTGCTGACGCTCGAAGAAGAGCAGAAATACGCGCGCCAGCTCAAGGAAAACAACGACGTGGACGCTGCCGGCCGGCTGGTGATGTCGCACCTGCGCCTGGTCGTGTCCATCGCCCGCCAGTACCTGGGCTATGGCCTGCCGCACGGCGACCTGATCCAGGAAGGCAACGTCGGCCTGATGAAAGCCGTCAAGCGCTTCGACCCCGACCAGGGCGTGCGCCTGGTGAGCTACGCCATGCACTGGATCAAGGCCGAGATCCACGAGTACATCCTGAAGAACTGGCGCATGGTGAAGGTGGCGACCACCAAGAGCCAGCGCAAGCTGTTCTTCAACCTGCGCTCGATGAAGCAGGGGTTCAAGGCCGACGCCGCTGCGGCAGACGCTGGCACGCACCGCGAGACACTGACCGACCACGAGATCGATGCCGTGGCCGCGCACCTGAACGTCAAGCGCGAGGAAGTGATCGAGATGGAAACCCGCCTCTCGGGCGGCGACGTGCTGCTGGACCCCTCTCCATCCGACGACGGCGAGCAGGCCTTCGGCCCCATCGCCTACCTGGCGGACGGCTCCCATGAGCCCACGGCCATGATCGAAAGCCGCCAGCGCGACGTGTTGGCGACGGACGGCATTGCCACGGCCCTGGAGAGCCTGGACGACCGCAGCCGCCGCATCGTGGAAGAGCGCTGGCTCAAGGTGAACGACGATGGCTCCGGCGGCATGACGCTGCACGAACTGGCCGCGGTCTACGGCGTGAGCGCCGAGCGCATCCGCCAGATCGAGGTGGCCGCCATGAAGAAGATGAAGAAGGCGCTGGCCGAGTACGCCTGA